In Bacillus toyonensis BCT-7112, a single window of DNA contains:
- the mmgD gene encoding citrate synthase, with amino-acid sequence MKAEEKFSPGLDGVVAAETKISFLDTVKGEIVIQGYDLIELSKTKEYLDIVHLLLEEHLPNEDEKETLEKKLKEEYAVPEGVFNVLKALPKETHPMDGLRTGVSALAGYDNDIENRSLEVNKDRGYKLLSKVPNIVANSYHILNNEEPIEPLQELSYSANFFYMLTGKKPTELEEKIFDRSLVLYSEHEMPNSTFTARVIASTQSDLYGALTGAVASLKGSLHGGANEAVMYMLLEAGNVEKFEELLQKKLYNKEKIMGFGHRVYMKKMDPRALMMKEALKQLCDVKGDYTLYEMCEAGEKIMEKEKGIYPNLDYYAAPVYWMLGIPIQLYTPIFFSSRTVGLCAHVIEQHANNRLFRPRVNYVGERHVLSK; translated from the coding sequence ATGAAAGCTGAAGAAAAATTTTCCCCGGGATTAGATGGTGTAGTAGCAGCGGAGACGAAAATCTCGTTTCTTGACACAGTAAAAGGTGAAATTGTAATTCAAGGGTATGATTTAATCGAACTCTCAAAAACAAAAGAGTATTTAGACATTGTGCACCTTTTATTAGAAGAACATCTACCGAATGAGGATGAAAAAGAAACACTTGAAAAGAAATTAAAAGAAGAATATGCAGTGCCAGAAGGGGTATTCAACGTTCTAAAGGCGTTGCCTAAAGAAACGCATCCTATGGATGGCTTGCGTACAGGTGTGTCTGCATTAGCTGGTTATGATAATGATATTGAAAATCGCTCGTTAGAAGTAAACAAAGATCGAGGTTATAAGCTTTTAAGTAAAGTACCAAATATTGTAGCAAATAGCTATCATATTTTAAATAATGAGGAGCCAATTGAGCCTCTTCAGGAATTGTCATATAGTGCGAATTTCTTCTATATGTTAACTGGTAAGAAACCGACTGAACTTGAGGAGAAGATCTTTGATCGTTCCCTTGTTTTATATAGTGAACATGAAATGCCAAACTCTACATTTACAGCGCGTGTAATTGCGTCAACACAATCAGATTTATACGGTGCTCTAACTGGTGCGGTTGCATCTTTAAAGGGAAGCTTACACGGCGGTGCGAATGAAGCTGTTATGTACATGCTTTTAGAGGCTGGCAATGTTGAGAAGTTTGAAGAGTTATTACAGAAAAAACTATATAACAAAGAAAAAATTATGGGCTTTGGACACCGTGTTTATATGAAGAAAATGGATCCAAGAGCACTTATGATGAAGGAAGCCTTAAAACAGCTATGTGATGTAAAAGGTGATTATACACTATATGAAATGTGTGAGGCTGGAGAGAAAATCATGGAGAAGGAAAAAGGCATTTATCCGAATCTTGATTATTATGCAGCACCTGTATATTGGATGCTTGGTATCCCAATTCAACTGTACACACCAATCTTCTTTAGCTCTAGAACAGTAGGACTATGTGCGCACGTTATTGAGCAACATGCAAATAATCGCTTGTTCCGTCCACGTGTAAATTATGTTGGCGAGCGACATGTACTTAGTAAATAA
- a CDS encoding acyl-CoA dehydrogenase family protein, translated as MEKTKLPWDEFFSINKDVNNTFFTPEDFSGDEDLIAKTTEQFVKQEIVPQIENIEKHNYKVSRQLFEKAGELGLLGIEVPEDYGGFELGKAVSGLVAEKMGYAGAFSVSFNIHAGVGTLPYIYYGTKEQKEKYLPKIASGEWIGAYALTEPNAGSDALSAKTSAILNEEGTAWKLNGEKQWITNAHMADVYVVFAKTNKGMTAFIVERTCEGVSIGLEEKKMGIKGSSTATLILEDVVIPAENVLGEVGKGHHVALNILNFARLKLAFGNIGTAKQAIGLSVQYGKERKQFQTELVDFTMIQEKIANMIIITYGAESAAYRTAGVIDDAIHESDEDLMKKMSQFAIECALNKVNASETLAYIVDEAVQIHGGYGYMQEYEVERLYRDARISRIFEGTNEINRLTVAKMLMKQIEQIEDTEVEIDIATVERNHRYILLAKKLLKQSLKTLSKTPGLKIDQEQEYSRVLSNMLTDVYVMESAFLRTSKAINKNGEEKERTKQMITDVICEEGYRKVEEAAISILSAAVTEEQDRHVMLAEIRQLLVPLYTNVFTKKREIAKAIINRGKYIV; from the coding sequence ATGGAGAAAACGAAGTTACCTTGGGATGAATTTTTTTCAATCAATAAAGATGTGAACAATACTTTCTTTACACCAGAAGATTTTTCAGGGGATGAAGACTTAATCGCAAAAACGACAGAACAATTCGTTAAACAGGAAATTGTTCCACAAATTGAAAACATTGAAAAACATAACTATAAAGTTTCTCGTCAATTATTTGAGAAAGCTGGGGAACTTGGATTATTAGGCATTGAGGTACCAGAAGATTATGGCGGGTTCGAGTTAGGAAAGGCTGTCTCAGGTCTTGTAGCAGAGAAGATGGGTTACGCTGGTGCATTTAGTGTTTCTTTTAATATACACGCTGGTGTCGGTACATTGCCTTACATATATTACGGAACGAAAGAACAGAAAGAAAAATATTTACCAAAAATCGCATCGGGAGAATGGATTGGGGCTTATGCTCTAACTGAGCCAAATGCTGGTTCTGATGCATTAAGTGCAAAAACAAGCGCAATTTTGAATGAAGAGGGTACAGCTTGGAAGTTGAATGGTGAGAAGCAGTGGATTACAAATGCTCATATGGCAGATGTATACGTTGTTTTTGCGAAGACAAATAAAGGAATGACAGCGTTTATTGTCGAAAGAACATGTGAAGGTGTATCTATTGGATTAGAAGAAAAGAAAATGGGGATTAAAGGTTCTTCAACAGCGACGCTTATTTTAGAAGATGTAGTTATCCCTGCTGAAAATGTGTTAGGGGAAGTTGGGAAAGGGCATCACGTAGCCCTTAATATTCTTAACTTCGCTAGACTAAAACTTGCTTTTGGAAATATTGGAACAGCAAAACAAGCAATTGGTTTGTCAGTTCAATATGGAAAAGAGCGAAAACAGTTCCAAACGGAATTAGTAGACTTTACGATGATACAAGAGAAAATTGCAAATATGATCATTATAACATATGGAGCAGAAAGTGCAGCTTATCGTACAGCAGGTGTAATTGATGACGCAATTCATGAGAGTGATGAGGACCTTATGAAAAAAATGTCCCAATTTGCAATTGAATGTGCACTGAATAAAGTGAACGCTTCTGAAACACTTGCTTATATCGTAGATGAAGCTGTACAAATTCATGGCGGTTACGGTTATATGCAAGAATACGAAGTAGAACGATTATATCGTGATGCTAGAATTAGTCGTATTTTTGAAGGGACAAATGAAATTAATAGATTAACAGTTGCCAAAATGTTAATGAAGCAAATCGAACAAATAGAAGATACTGAAGTAGAAATTGATATAGCAACTGTAGAAAGAAACCATCGTTACATTTTATTAGCGAAAAAATTGTTGAAACAATCTTTGAAAACGCTCTCTAAAACTCCAGGATTAAAAATTGATCAAGAGCAAGAATATTCACGTGTATTATCAAATATGTTGACGGACGTGTACGTCATGGAATCAGCATTTTTACGTACGAGTAAAGCAATTAATAAAAATGGTGAAGAAAAAGAGCGTACAAAACAAATGATAACGGATGTTATTTGTGAGGAAGGCTATCGTAAAGTAGAAGAAGCGGCGATTTCTATACTTTCAGCGGCTGTCACAGAAGAACAAGATAGACACGTAATGTTAGCTGAAATCCGTCAATTATTAGTGCCTTTATACACGAACGTATTTACGAAAAAGAGAGAAATTGCGAAAGCTATTATAAATCGTGGGAAATATATTGTGTAA
- a CDS encoding NAD(P)-dependent oxidoreductase: MKKIGFIGLGNMGLPMSKNLVKSSYTVYGVDLNKEAEASFEKEGGIIGLSISKLAETCDVIFTSLPSPRAVEAVYFGEEGLFENSHSNVVLIDTSTVSPQLNKQLEESAKEKKVDFLAAPVSGGVIGAENRTLTFMVGGSKDVYDKTESIMEVLGANIFHVSEQIDSGTTVKLINNLLIGFYTAGVSEALTLAKKSNMDLDKMFNILNVSYGQSRIYERNYKSFIAAENYEPGFTVNLLKKDLGFAVDLAKESELHLPVSEMLLNVYEEASEAGYGENDMAALYKKVSEQLISNQK, from the coding sequence ATGAAAAAGATTGGTTTTATCGGTTTAGGTAACATGGGCCTTCCGATGTCTAAAAATTTAGTTAAATCAAGTTACACAGTATATGGTGTGGACTTAAATAAAGAGGCTGAAGCTTCCTTTGAAAAAGAAGGAGGAATTATCGGCTTATCAATCTCAAAATTAGCAGAGACATGCGATGTGATTTTTACAAGTTTACCTTCACCTCGTGCTGTTGAAGCAGTATATTTTGGGGAAGAAGGATTATTTGAAAATAGCCACTCGAATGTCGTATTAATTGATACAAGTACTGTATCTCCACAATTAAACAAACAGTTAGAGGAGTCGGCGAAAGAAAAGAAAGTAGACTTTTTAGCCGCACCAGTTAGCGGTGGGGTAATTGGTGCAGAAAATCGTACATTAACGTTTATGGTAGGTGGATCAAAAGACGTATATGATAAAACTGAATCTATCATGGAAGTGTTAGGAGCAAATATTTTCCACGTAAGCGAGCAAATTGATAGTGGTACGACTGTTAAATTAATTAACAATCTATTAATTGGTTTCTATACAGCTGGTGTGAGTGAAGCTTTAACATTAGCGAAAAAGAGTAATATGGATTTAGATAAAATGTTTAATATTTTAAATGTAAGTTACGGTCAAAGTAGAATTTATGAGCGCAATTATAAAAGTTTCATTGCAGCAGAAAACTATGAGCCAGGATTTACTGTAAATCTATTAAAAAAAGATTTAGGCTTTGCAGTTGATTTAGCTAAGGAAAGTGAACTTCACTTACCTGTAAGTGAAATGTTATTAAATGTATATGAAGAAGCGAGTGAGGCAGGATATGGTGAAAACGATATGGCTGCTTTATATAAGAAAGTTAGCGAACAATTAATTTCTAATCAAAAATAA
- the prpD gene encoding 2-methylcitrate dehydratase, with amino-acid sequence MIKTNEIKQKDALLEEITDYVLNKEVTSAEAFSTARYVLLDTLGCGILALQYPECTKLLGPVVPGTVVPNGTRVPGTSYVLDPVKGAFNIGCMIRWLDYNDTWLAAEWGHPSDNLGGILAVADYISRVRISEGKEPLKVREVLEMMIKAHEIQGVLALENSLNRVGLDHVLYVKVATTAVVAKMLGGTREEIFNALSHAWIDNSSLRTYRHAPNTGSRKSWAAGDATSRGVHLAMTALKGEMGYPTALSAPGWGFQDVLFNKQELKLARPLESYVMENVLFKVSYPAEFHAQTAAECAVKLHPEIKERLDEIDRITITTHESAIRIIDKEGPLNNPADRDHCLQYITAIGLLKGDIVADDYEDVVANDSRVDELRNKMVVVENKQYSLDYLDPNKRSIANAIQVHFKDGTVTENVECEYPLGHRFRRDEAIPKVVQKFTANMAGHYSSKQQEQIHEVCLNEEKLENMNVNEFVDLFLI; translated from the coding sequence ATGATTAAAACAAATGAAATTAAACAAAAAGATGCATTATTAGAAGAAATTACGGATTATGTATTAAATAAAGAGGTTACTAGTGCAGAAGCATTTAGTACTGCTCGCTACGTATTATTAGATACACTTGGATGCGGAATTTTAGCACTGCAATATCCAGAGTGTACGAAATTATTAGGTCCAGTTGTACCAGGAACGGTTGTGCCAAACGGTACACGTGTACCAGGAACGTCTTATGTACTAGATCCAGTAAAAGGTGCATTCAATATTGGATGTATGATCCGTTGGTTAGACTATAACGATACTTGGCTTGCAGCAGAATGGGGACATCCATCTGATAACTTAGGCGGAATTTTAGCAGTTGCAGATTATATTAGCCGTGTTCGTATTTCAGAAGGAAAAGAACCATTAAAAGTACGTGAAGTACTAGAAATGATGATTAAAGCACATGAAATTCAAGGTGTACTTGCTTTAGAAAACAGCTTAAACCGCGTTGGTCTTGACCACGTATTATATGTAAAAGTAGCAACAACTGCAGTAGTTGCGAAAATGCTTGGTGGAACACGTGAAGAAATCTTTAATGCATTATCACATGCGTGGATTGATAACTCTAGTCTTCGTACATATCGACATGCTCCAAATACTGGATCACGTAAATCATGGGCAGCAGGTGATGCGACGAGTCGCGGTGTTCATCTTGCAATGACTGCTCTAAAAGGTGAAATGGGTTATCCAACAGCATTATCTGCGCCAGGATGGGGATTCCAAGATGTATTATTTAACAAACAAGAATTAAAATTAGCTAGACCACTAGAGTCTTATGTAATGGAAAATGTATTATTTAAAGTATCATATCCAGCAGAATTCCATGCACAAACAGCTGCAGAATGTGCAGTGAAATTACATCCGGAAATTAAAGAAAGATTAGATGAAATTGATCGTATTACAATTACAACTCATGAATCAGCAATTCGTATTATCGATAAAGAAGGTCCATTAAATAACCCAGCTGATCGTGATCATTGTTTACAATACATTACGGCAATTGGTTTATTAAAAGGAGATATCGTAGCGGACGATTATGAGGATGTAGTAGCAAATGATTCACGTGTAGATGAATTACGTAATAAGATGGTTGTTGTTGAAAACAAACAGTACAGTTTAGATTATCTTGACCCGAACAAGCGCTCAATCGCCAACGCTATTCAAGTTCATTTTAAAGATGGTACTGTAACAGAAAACGTGGAATGTGAATACCCACTTGGTCACCGTTTCCGTAGAGACGAAGCGATTCCAAAAGTTGTTCAAAAATTCACTGCAAATATGGCAGGTCATTATTCTAGTAAGCAACAAGAACAAATTCATGAAGTTTGTTTAAATGAAGAAAAACTAGAAAATATGAATGTAAACGAATTTGTAGATCTATTCTTAATTTAA
- a CDS encoding CoA-acylating methylmalonate-semialdehyde dehydrogenase — MITTEIKRVKNHINGEWVESTGTEVEAVPNPATGKIIAYVPLSPKEDVEKAVEAAKAAFETWSKVPVPNRSRNLYKYLQLLQENKDELAKIITLENGKTLTDATGEVQRGIEAVELATSAPNLMMGQALPNIASGIDGSIWRYPIGVVAGITPFNFPMMIPLWMFPLAIACGNTFVLKTSERTPLLAERLVELFYEAGFPKGVLNLVQGGKDVVNSILENKDIQAVSFVGSEPVARYVYETGTKHGKRVQALAGAKNHAIVMPDCNLEKTVQGVIGSAFASSGERCMACSVVAVVDEIADEFIDVLVAETKKLKVGDGFNEDNYVGPLIRESHKERVLGYINSGVADGATLLVDGRKINEEVGEGYFVGATIFDGVNQEMKIWQDEIFAPVLSIVRVKDLEEGIKLTNQSKFANGAVIYTSNGKHAQTFRDNIDAGMIGVNVNVPAPMAFFAFAGNKASFFGDLGTNGTDGVQFYTRKKVVTERWF; from the coding sequence ATGATTACAACTGAAATTAAACGAGTAAAAAATCATATTAATGGCGAGTGGGTAGAATCTACTGGTACAGAAGTAGAAGCGGTTCCGAATCCAGCGACTGGAAAAATCATTGCTTACGTTCCACTTTCTCCAAAAGAAGACGTTGAAAAGGCTGTTGAAGCGGCAAAAGCGGCATTTGAAACATGGTCTAAAGTACCAGTTCCGAATCGTTCAAGAAATCTATATAAATATTTACAGCTATTACAAGAAAATAAAGATGAGCTTGCAAAAATCATTACGCTAGAAAATGGTAAAACGCTAACAGATGCAACAGGTGAAGTACAACGTGGTATTGAAGCGGTAGAACTTGCAACATCAGCTCCAAATTTAATGATGGGACAAGCTCTTCCTAATATCGCAAGCGGAATTGATGGATCGATCTGGCGCTATCCAATTGGAGTTGTTGCGGGTATTACACCGTTTAACTTCCCAATGATGATTCCATTATGGATGTTCCCACTTGCAATTGCTTGCGGTAATACGTTCGTATTAAAAACATCTGAGAGAACGCCACTTTTAGCAGAGCGACTTGTAGAGTTATTCTATGAAGCTGGTTTTCCAAAAGGGGTATTAAATTTAGTACAAGGCGGAAAAGATGTTGTAAATAGCATTTTAGAAAATAAAGATATTCAAGCTGTTTCGTTCGTTGGTTCTGAGCCGGTAGCTCGTTACGTATATGAAACAGGTACGAAACATGGAAAACGTGTACAAGCGTTAGCAGGTGCGAAAAATCATGCGATTGTAATGCCAGATTGCAATCTTGAAAAAACGGTACAAGGTGTAATTGGATCTGCGTTTGCAAGTAGTGGAGAGCGCTGCATGGCATGTTCAGTAGTAGCAGTAGTAGATGAAATTGCTGATGAATTTATCGACGTACTAGTAGCAGAGACGAAAAAACTAAAAGTAGGTGACGGTTTCAACGAAGATAATTACGTTGGACCATTAATCCGTGAATCGCATAAAGAGCGTGTTTTAGGCTATATTAATAGCGGTGTAGCAGATGGAGCAACTTTATTAGTAGATGGTCGTAAAATTAATGAAGAAGTTGGAGAAGGTTACTTCGTTGGAGCAACAATCTTTGATGGCGTAAACCAAGAAATGAAAATTTGGCAAGATGAAATTTTCGCTCCAGTATTAAGTATTGTGAGAGTGAAAGATTTAGAAGAAGGTATTAAATTAACAAATCAATCTAAATTTGCGAATGGTGCTGTTATTTACACTTCAAATGGGAAGCATGCACAAACATTCCGTGATAACATCGATGCTGGTATGATCGGTGTAAACGTAAATGTTCCTGCACCAATGGCATTCTTCGCATTTGCAGGAAATAAAGCTTCCTTCTTTGGTGATTTAGGTACAAATGGTACAGATGGCGTTCAATTCTATACACGTAAAAAGGTTGTAACGGAGCGCTGGTTTTAA
- the prpB gene encoding methylisocitrate lyase, producing MAWVVNKQSTQEELANGFRALVEANEILQIPGAHDAMAALVAKNTGFSALYLSGAAYTASKGLPDLGIVTSTEVAERARDLVRATDLPVLVDIDTGFGGVLNVARTAVEMVEAKVAAVQIEDQQLPKKCGHLNGKKLVTTEELVQKIKAIKEVAPSLYIVARTDARGVEGLDAAIERANAYVKAGADAIFPEALQSEEEFRLFTSKVNAPLLANMTEFGKTPYYSAEEFANMGFQMVIYPVTSLRVAAKAYENVFTLIKETGSQKDALSNMQTRSELYETISYHDFEELDTGIAKTVLSEDQ from the coding sequence ATGGCTTGGGTTGTGAATAAACAGTCAACACAAGAGGAGCTTGCGAATGGCTTCCGAGCTTTAGTAGAAGCAAATGAAATTTTGCAAATTCCAGGTGCTCATGATGCAATGGCCGCTCTTGTTGCAAAAAATACAGGTTTTTCAGCTCTTTATTTATCGGGAGCTGCTTACACTGCAAGTAAAGGTCTGCCAGATTTAGGTATCGTGACATCTACTGAAGTAGCTGAAAGAGCAAGAGATCTAGTTAGAGCTACAGATTTACCAGTTCTTGTTGATATTGATACAGGATTTGGTGGAGTACTAAACGTAGCGAGAACAGCTGTAGAAATGGTAGAGGCAAAAGTAGCGGCTGTTCAAATTGAAGATCAACAATTACCGAAGAAATGTGGACATTTAAATGGTAAGAAACTTGTTACGACAGAAGAATTAGTTCAAAAAATTAAAGCGATTAAAGAAGTTGCGCCAAGCTTATATATTGTTGCACGCACAGATGCTCGCGGTGTAGAAGGACTAGATGCTGCGATTGAAAGAGCGAATGCATATGTTAAAGCAGGTGCAGACGCAATTTTCCCAGAAGCGCTTCAATCGGAAGAAGAATTCCGTTTATTTACTAGCAAAGTGAATGCACCTTTACTAGCAAATATGACTGAGTTTGGGAAAACACCATATTATAGTGCTGAGGAATTTGCGAATATGGGCTTCCAAATGGTGATTTATCCAGTAACGTCGCTTCGAGTTGCTGCAAAAGCATATGAGAATGTATTCACGCTAATTAAAGAGACTGGTTCTCAAAAAGATGCACTTTCAAATATGCAAACGAGAAGCGAGCTATATGAGACAATTTCATATCATGACTTTGAAGAATTAGATACTGGAATTGCAAAAACAGTATTATCAGAAGATCAATAG